The Neobacillus sp. OS1-2 genome includes a window with the following:
- a CDS encoding acyl-CoA dehydrogenase → MVNNVLDENISDLGLLLKGAEKVGKIAESEALEADQNKTVSKNVIDAIVEARLSKLLLPKKYGEPQVNLREYSQIIRMVGKYNTSAAWLTFLYSIHNSLVAFMTKEGAEEVMNQGGLIADIFAPIGKVETDGDGYRITGKYSFVSGILYSDWVALAVKMKMEDSGETELCMLNIPISDVEIVENWDTLGLRGTGSNQVIVDHVYVPKHHLIRLTVADRTGRPPHGYDSDYPLYDVPFFSSFCVGFPMVALGGAERLLQEFKNRTEKRVRMGGNFAKDSRHQGVLAELTIKYYESEGLLDKYISLLENYEMGKEDKRGEFAAIRAKITKNVTDIAVKVLLTLGGFSMFKGDPIEMFVRDLLAVCTHRSNLYEDSVESFGKAQFGFDLSING, encoded by the coding sequence ATGGTAAACAATGTACTGGATGAGAATATATCCGATTTGGGCTTGTTATTAAAAGGGGCCGAAAAGGTTGGGAAAATTGCAGAATCGGAAGCGCTAGAAGCAGATCAAAACAAAACCGTTTCTAAGAATGTTATAGATGCAATAGTAGAAGCTCGATTATCTAAGTTGTTGCTGCCAAAAAAATATGGGGAGCCACAAGTAAATTTAAGAGAGTATTCTCAAATTATCCGCATGGTTGGAAAATATAATACTTCTGCTGCTTGGTTAACCTTTCTTTATTCCATTCATAATAGTTTAGTAGCTTTTATGACGAAAGAGGGAGCAGAAGAGGTGATGAATCAGGGGGGATTAATAGCCGATATTTTTGCGCCCATTGGAAAAGTAGAAACAGATGGGGATGGTTATCGGATAACGGGTAAGTATAGTTTTGTAAGCGGTATTTTATATAGTGATTGGGTGGCTCTGGCAGTGAAAATGAAAATGGAGGACAGTGGAGAAACTGAACTATGCATGCTAAATATACCGATATCTGATGTGGAAATAGTAGAAAATTGGGATACGTTAGGGCTAAGAGGAACGGGAAGCAATCAGGTAATTGTCGATCATGTCTATGTTCCCAAGCACCATCTAATCCGGCTTACGGTTGCCGACCGCACAGGCAGACCACCACATGGTTATGATTCAGACTACCCTCTTTATGATGTTCCTTTTTTCTCATCTTTTTGTGTTGGATTTCCAATGGTAGCATTGGGAGGTGCTGAGCGTTTACTGCAGGAATTTAAGAATCGAACGGAAAAACGAGTTCGAATGGGAGGAAATTTTGCTAAAGATTCCCGGCATCAGGGGGTATTGGCAGAATTAACGATTAAATATTACGAATCAGAGGGTCTACTAGATAAATATATCTCTTTATTAGAAAACTATGAAATGGGAAAAGAAGATAAACGTGGTGAATTCGCGGCGATTAGAGCAAAAATCACCAAGAACGTAACAGATATTGCGGTAAAGGTTTTGTTGACTTTAGGCGGATTCTCAATGTTTAAAGGAGATCCAATTGAAATGTTCGTACGTGATCTTTTGGCCGTTTGTACACATCGATCCAATCTTTACGAAGACTCTGTTGAGTCTTTTGGAAAGGCACAATTCGGCTTTGATCTATCCATTAATGGGTAA
- a CDS encoding FAD synthetase family protein, translated as METIYLNPENLKYWQEKAKSSVMALGFFDGIHIGHREVIQTAGIKAKEENLLLTVMSFFPHPKTVLSNGQTRVDYLMPLAEKEKLFSELGVDIFYIVEFDRGFASLSPETFAAKYLLDLGVVHAVAGFDYTYGFRGEGNMDRLQKDSGGILKVTKVKKVECFGEKISSSSIREKLSKGSVGDLPALLGRSYAVDCEWDGGALKVKPYFTLPAYGTYSVTLTGGCHSQEMDVIVVDEKKLIPLLSVSDLVLNNENAVSVTWHQRIVEEGKKTISENKWLRSSKFGFVWSG; from the coding sequence ATGGAAACGATTTATTTGAATCCCGAAAATCTGAAGTACTGGCAGGAAAAAGCAAAATCAAGTGTCATGGCGCTAGGATTCTTTGACGGCATTCATATCGGCCACCGCGAGGTCATTCAAACGGCTGGTATAAAGGCAAAAGAAGAAAACCTACTTTTAACAGTAATGAGTTTTTTCCCACATCCCAAAACCGTTTTATCAAATGGACAAACAAGGGTAGATTATCTCATGCCATTAGCTGAAAAAGAGAAACTATTCTCTGAACTTGGTGTCGATATCTTTTATATTGTTGAATTTGATCGGGGATTTGCATCGCTGTCACCAGAAACATTTGCTGCTAAGTATTTGCTTGATCTTGGGGTTGTCCATGCAGTGGCGGGTTTTGATTATACGTATGGCTTTCGCGGCGAGGGGAATATGGATCGGTTGCAAAAGGATTCCGGGGGAATTCTCAAGGTAACGAAAGTTAAAAAAGTGGAATGCTTTGGTGAGAAAATTAGTTCTAGCAGCATCCGTGAAAAATTGTCTAAAGGAAGTGTGGGTGACTTACCTGCCCTTTTAGGGCGTTCCTATGCAGTTGACTGCGAATGGGATGGCGGTGCCTTAAAGGTTAAGCCTTACTTTACCCTGCCTGCTTATGGAACATATTCAGTTACGTTAACAGGAGGATGTCATTCACAAGAAATGGATGTAATCGTCGTAGATGAAAAAAAACTAATTCCGCTTCTAAGTGTGTCGGATTTAGTCTTAAATAACGAAAATGCTGTATCAGTCACTTGGCACCAGCGGATTGTAGAAGAAGGAAAGAAAACAATTTCTGAAAATAAGTGGTTACGCTCTTCAAAATTTGGATTCGTTTGGAGTGGGTGA
- a CDS encoding isocitrate lyase/PEP mutase family protein: MSKPFELQKLIRDPGSFILPGAYDAMSARLIEEIGFKAIYATGAGISNAQLGWADVGLTSLKEVVDIVARMTEVTTIPIVVDGDTGFGNAINVMRTVREFERAGVAAIQMEDQVSPKKCGHFNGKDVISKEEMVGKIKAAVDTRQDSNLAIIARTDALAVKGMEDALDRAHAYKEAGADIIFVEAPTTIEQLKQITSSLKGIPQVINLVEGGKTPLVSLKEAEEIGFKIMLCANTVLRSAIKGITETLKILKEEESQENVHNLICTWEERQSLFKLNQIKEWEEKYSDNQAL, encoded by the coding sequence ATGAGTAAACCATTTGAGCTCCAAAAGCTAATAAGAGACCCAGGCTCCTTTATTTTGCCTGGGGCGTATGATGCTATGTCTGCCAGATTAATAGAAGAAATCGGCTTTAAGGCGATTTACGCAACAGGGGCAGGTATATCCAATGCCCAACTAGGCTGGGCCGATGTTGGTTTAACTTCTTTAAAGGAAGTAGTGGATATCGTTGCCCGAATGACAGAAGTCACGACTATTCCGATTGTTGTGGACGGAGACACAGGATTTGGCAACGCTATTAATGTAATGCGGACTGTCCGCGAGTTTGAACGAGCCGGAGTGGCGGCCATTCAAATGGAAGACCAAGTCTCACCAAAGAAATGCGGTCATTTCAATGGAAAGGACGTCATTTCCAAAGAAGAAATGGTGGGAAAGATCAAGGCGGCGGTTGACACAAGGCAAGATTCGAACCTAGCAATTATTGCCCGTACAGATGCTTTAGCTGTTAAGGGAATGGAGGATGCATTAGACCGGGCACATGCTTACAAAGAAGCTGGTGCTGATATCATTTTTGTGGAAGCGCCAACAACAATTGAACAATTAAAGCAAATTACCAGTTCTTTAAAAGGGATTCCCCAAGTGATTAACTTAGTGGAAGGTGGTAAAACACCTCTAGTTTCTTTAAAAGAAGCAGAAGAAATCGGCTTTAAAATCATGCTTTGCGCCAATACCGTTCTTCGTTCTGCCATTAAAGGAATCACGGAAACATTAAAAATATTAAAAGAAGAAGAATCGCAAGAAAATGTTCACAACCTAATCTGTACATGGGAAGAAAGACAATCACTCTTCAAACTCAACCAAATTAAAGAGTGGGAAGAAAAGTATTCAGATAATCAAGCGTTATAA
- a CDS encoding FAD-dependent oxidoreductase — MGKEVDYDIVVIGCGVAGTSAALSAAEAAKKADKNLKIAILERADYDHRGGNSRWTASYMRMKNLDEVADNFVEDMMAFSDNFSDREYIETLARDAGRTLRWVEEKGVEFDYLPTMFLTAARPRLLPVGGGRAIVDTLSRRAGGLGVEIIYEATAWKLLVDDEGAVNGLNVRVKGGTSLQLMVGAVVLASGGFQGNQEMMAQYVGRDAHKIPTVAEGGLFNKGEGIRMAMEIGAKTAGQFDSFHAEPVDPRSKREEAAVMTFPYFILVDQNGKRFVDEGKTTIDEQYEEVARQIFYDLPGHVAYMIGDQKMYEIPNYERAVETDKPAIVAERLEELAEKIGVPVDQLASTVKEFNAAVQPGEFHWDKKDGKQAVGIMPPKSNWAIPIDKAPYIAYPIVCSNVFTNGGLATDTNGRVLSNDDDAIPGLYAVGETAGLYYGKYPGGTSVLRGLVFGRRAGAHAVSYVTDSAKLEV, encoded by the coding sequence TTGGGTAAAGAAGTAGATTATGACATTGTAGTAATTGGCTGCGGGGTAGCCGGAACCTCTGCTGCATTATCTGCAGCGGAGGCAGCAAAAAAAGCGGATAAAAACTTGAAAATTGCCATCTTAGAACGGGCTGATTATGACCATCGGGGCGGAAATTCAAGGTGGACCGCATCTTATATGCGGATGAAAAATCTCGATGAGGTTGCTGATAATTTTGTTGAAGATATGATGGCATTTTCAGACAACTTTTCGGATCGAGAGTACATAGAAACTCTCGCCAGGGATGCTGGACGCACCTTGAGATGGGTAGAGGAAAAGGGCGTTGAATTTGATTACCTACCGACGATGTTCTTAACAGCCGCAAGGCCGCGGTTATTGCCTGTAGGAGGAGGCCGTGCCATCGTTGACACCTTATCACGCCGGGCCGGTGGACTTGGTGTAGAGATTATTTACGAGGCAACTGCCTGGAAATTACTGGTTGACGATGAAGGGGCTGTGAATGGGCTTAATGTCCGTGTAAAAGGCGGAACGTCACTTCAATTAATGGTAGGCGCTGTTGTGCTGGCAAGCGGGGGCTTCCAAGGAAATCAAGAAATGATGGCACAATATGTTGGCCGGGATGCCCATAAAATTCCGACTGTTGCAGAGGGTGGACTATTTAACAAGGGTGAAGGCATTCGGATGGCAATGGAGATTGGGGCCAAAACGGCAGGACAGTTTGATTCTTTCCATGCCGAACCGGTTGATCCAAGAAGCAAACGTGAAGAAGCAGCCGTTATGACATTCCCTTACTTTATTTTAGTCGATCAAAATGGCAAGCGCTTTGTAGATGAAGGAAAAACCACAATCGACGAGCAATACGAGGAGGTTGCCAGGCAGATCTTCTACGATCTGCCTGGTCACGTGGCCTATATGATCGGTGATCAAAAGATGTATGAGATTCCAAATTATGAACGGGCAGTGGAGACGGATAAACCTGCTATTGTAGCTGAGAGGCTTGAAGAGCTGGCAGAAAAAATTGGGGTGCCTGTTGATCAACTGGCTTCGACAGTTAAGGAGTTTAATGCCGCAGTTCAGCCGGGTGAATTTCACTGGGATAAAAAGGACGGTAAACAAGCTGTTGGTATTATGCCGCCAAAATCAAACTGGGCGATCCCAATTGACAAGGCACCCTATATTGCCTATCCAATTGTCTGCTCTAATGTATTTACAAATGGCGGGTTAGCAACAGATACAAACGGGCGGGTTTTATCAAATGATGATGATGCAATTCCGGGTTTATATGCGGTTGGGGAAACGGCTGGTCTTTATTACGGAAAATATCCTGGAGGAACGTCGGTGCTTAGAGGGCTAGTCTTCGGCCGGCGTGCTGGTGCCCATGCTGTATCATATGTAACGGATTCAGCCAAGCTTGAGGTATAA
- a CDS encoding SDR family oxidoreductase, which yields MELKNKVAFVTGGGRGIGRETCILLAKQGAKVAVFSNNQSEGEETARFIITELGGEAVSVAGDVRNEEDVTSAVQGAQKLGSSVDILINNAGVMLLKPFHETTVEEWDFVQDVNVRGGFLCARAVVPQMREKQDGVIINLSSIWGTKGGPDRSAYIASKYAVIGFSKALGEELKPYKIRVNAVCPGPVDTKMMEELAPDVNKENWLRPIDLANVIVDLCLPKSKAVTATAIEAFGNGRPVNL from the coding sequence TTGGAATTAAAAAATAAGGTAGCCTTTGTCACAGGAGGCGGTAGAGGAATCGGCAGGGAGACCTGCATTCTGTTGGCGAAGCAAGGCGCTAAAGTTGCTGTTTTTTCCAATAATCAGTCCGAAGGTGAAGAAACAGCGAGATTTATCATTACCGAACTGGGTGGGGAAGCCGTCTCCGTTGCAGGAGATGTTCGCAATGAAGAAGATGTTACGAGTGCAGTCCAAGGGGCACAAAAATTGGGCTCATCAGTCGATATCTTAATAAACAATGCCGGTGTGATGCTTCTGAAACCATTCCATGAAACAACGGTAGAAGAATGGGATTTTGTTCAAGATGTAAATGTACGAGGCGGATTTTTATGTGCCCGGGCAGTTGTACCGCAAATGAGAGAAAAACAAGATGGAGTAATTATCAATCTTTCATCGATTTGGGGAACAAAGGGCGGCCCGGACAGGAGCGCCTACATTGCCTCAAAATATGCAGTCATTGGTTTTTCAAAAGCATTAGGTGAAGAATTGAAGCCGTACAAGATTAGAGTGAATGCTGTCTGTCCGGGGCCTGTCGATACGAAAATGATGGAGGAGCTTGCACCCGATGTAAATAAAGAAAATTGGCTGCGGCCAATTGATCTTGCAAATGTAATCGTTGATTTATGTCTGCCGAAGAGTAAAGCCGTAACTGCTACAGCCATTGAAGCATTTGGAAATGGCAGGCCAGTAAATCTATAA
- a CDS encoding heme-binding protein, producing the protein MEKLIAAIESKNISLALAQKMLEAALVKGNELGMPFSIAIVDRVGNIKAFAAMDGAPVLSLEIAQNKAFSAATYNRATHEWYDRLKDDPPLLHGIVHTPRLVIFGGGYPIKVDNELIGGVGVSGGHYTHDMQVCEAALEVLNTIE; encoded by the coding sequence ATGGAAAAATTAATTGCAGCAATCGAATCAAAAAATATTAGTCTTGCTTTAGCACAAAAAATGCTAGAAGCAGCTTTAGTAAAGGGGAACGAACTTGGGATGCCATTTAGCATTGCCATTGTGGATAGGGTTGGAAATATTAAAGCATTTGCGGCAATGGATGGGGCACCAGTGTTAAGTTTAGAAATTGCCCAAAATAAAGCATTTTCGGCTGCAACCTATAATCGAGCAACACATGAATGGTATGACAGACTTAAGGATGATCCGCCGTTATTACATGGAATTGTCCATACACCTAGATTAGTCATTTTTGGCGGTGGTTACCCCATTAAAGTGGATAATGAACTAATTGGCGGTGTAGGAGTAAGCGGTGGACACTATACTCATGACATGCAGGTATGTGAGGCGGCATTAGAAGTGTTAAATACAATTGAGTAA
- a CDS encoding FAD-dependent oxidoreductase → METYDLVILGGGLAGMCAAVEAGEMGAHVLLLEKQDELGGSTVLSSGYMAFAGTDMQDAAGISDSTESLLADMIEVGGGVNVPSLVHTYGLHQLETYSWLVEHGIEFRALEAVSGHSVPRGHIIDPHQAIQSLYRKVKDLPNATIRFCASAKRLFKNKDGRINQIVYDFDGVEHMVVAVKGVILASGGFAKSEELLQQFAPRLSGALRIGGAGNKGDGLQMAWEHGAWVQDLPYLNGTYGFHPSATGSVKSQGLAFYKGGIMVNQLGKRFVNESISYKLLGKAAFEQPDQISYQVWDQTVMDKSVFDDPLYDFELLRRRRLLYVVDTLAELAECIDVPLEVLEDTISRYNQGIQNGEDPDFGRKTLTHHYGMPTPIENPPFYAFESTVAMLATYAGLAVNAAGQVVNPYAEPIPGLYAAGEITGGFHGAGYMTGSSLGKAAVFGRVAVQAALAEVSVK, encoded by the coding sequence ATGGAAACCTATGATTTAGTCATTTTGGGCGGCGGCTTAGCAGGGATGTGTGCTGCGGTAGAGGCTGGTGAGATGGGGGCACATGTACTCCTACTTGAAAAACAGGATGAACTTGGCGGCAGCACTGTCCTGAGTTCTGGGTATATGGCATTTGCTGGGACGGATATGCAAGATGCAGCAGGCATTAGTGATTCCACTGAATCACTTTTGGCCGACATGATTGAAGTTGGTGGGGGCGTGAATGTTCCCTCGCTGGTCCATACCTACGGCCTCCATCAGCTTGAGACCTATTCATGGCTAGTGGAACATGGGATTGAGTTCCGTGCACTTGAAGCAGTAAGTGGTCATAGTGTTCCACGAGGGCACATTATTGATCCGCACCAAGCCATTCAGTCTCTGTATCGCAAGGTAAAAGACCTTCCAAACGCAACAATTCGTTTTTGTGCCTCGGCAAAACGGTTATTTAAGAATAAGGACGGCAGAATCAATCAAATTGTATATGATTTTGATGGTGTGGAACATATGGTTGTTGCTGTTAAAGGGGTTATTCTCGCTTCCGGTGGTTTTGCGAAAAGTGAGGAGTTATTGCAGCAGTTTGCTCCTCGGCTAAGTGGCGCATTACGGATTGGCGGCGCGGGAAATAAGGGGGACGGTTTACAAATGGCTTGGGAGCACGGTGCATGGGTACAAGACCTGCCATACTTAAATGGAACATATGGTTTCCATCCGTCTGCAACTGGCTCGGTTAAATCCCAGGGACTAGCTTTTTACAAGGGCGGCATAATGGTGAATCAGCTAGGAAAGCGGTTTGTAAACGAATCGATTTCTTATAAGTTATTAGGTAAAGCGGCATTCGAGCAGCCAGACCAAATCAGTTATCAGGTTTGGGATCAAACGGTCATGGATAAAAGTGTGTTTGACGACCCGCTTTATGATTTTGAATTACTTCGACGCCGTCGCCTACTATATGTGGTGGACACATTAGCAGAATTGGCAGAGTGCATCGATGTTCCATTGGAAGTTCTCGAAGATACCATTTCAAGATACAACCAGGGGATTCAAAACGGTGAGGATCCAGACTTCGGACGTAAGACATTAACACATCATTACGGTATGCCGACTCCCATTGAAAATCCTCCATTTTATGCATTTGAATCGACAGTCGCCATGCTGGCAACGTATGCAGGGCTTGCTGTTAATGCTGCGGGGCAGGTCGTCAATCCATATGCGGAGCCAATTCCTGGCTTGTATGCAGCTGGCGAAATTACTGGCGGATTTCATGGCGCCGGTTACATGACGGGTAGTTCACTAGGGAAAGCTGCCGTGTTTGGCCGAGTTGCGGTTCAGGCTGCGTTAGCTGAAGTATCGGTAAAATAG